From a single Nostoc edaphicum CCNP1411 genomic region:
- the gatC gene encoding Asp-tRNA(Asn)/Glu-tRNA(Gln) amidotransferase subunit GatC → MIDQEQVHRVANLARLELTPEEEEQFTTQLGSILDYIEQLNELDVSNVPPTTRAIDVSNVTRVDELQPYPDRESILNSAPEQEGEFFKVPKILNAE, encoded by the coding sequence ATGATTGACCAAGAACAAGTTCACAGAGTAGCTAATCTTGCTCGTTTAGAATTGACTCCAGAAGAGGAAGAACAATTCACTACCCAGTTGGGAAGTATTCTGGACTATATCGAACAACTGAATGAACTTGATGTCAGTAATGTACCGCCAACAACACGGGCAATTGATGTCAGCAATGTCACACGGGTGGATGAATTGCAACCCTATCCTGACCGCGAAAGCATTCTCAACAGTGCGCCTGAACAAGAAGGCGAATTTTTCAAAGTGCCAAAAATCCTTAATGCTGAATAA
- a CDS encoding photosystem I assembly protein Ycf3, giving the protein MPRTQKNDNFVDKSFTVMADIILKILPTNKKAKEAFVYYRDGMSAQAEGEYAEALEYYEEALTLEEDTNDRGYIFYNMGLIYASNGDHEKALELYHQAVELNPRMPQALNNIAVIYHYQGEKEKEAGDNEAGEALFDQAADYWIRAIRMAPNNYIEAQNWLKTTGRSQIDVFF; this is encoded by the coding sequence ATGCCAAGAACACAAAAAAACGATAATTTTGTTGACAAATCCTTTACAGTGATGGCAGATATCATCCTGAAGATCCTGCCAACCAACAAAAAAGCTAAAGAAGCGTTTGTTTATTATCGAGATGGGATGTCGGCCCAAGCGGAAGGGGAATATGCAGAGGCATTGGAATACTATGAAGAAGCCCTAACACTAGAGGAAGATACTAACGATCGCGGCTATATTTTCTACAATATGGGGCTAATTTATGCCAGCAATGGTGACCACGAAAAGGCTTTAGAACTATATCACCAGGCAGTTGAGTTAAACCCACGTATGCCCCAAGCCTTGAACAACATCGCCGTGATTTATCACTACCAAGGCGAAAAGGAGAAAGAAGCGGGAGATAACGAGGCTGGCGAAGCACTTTTTGACCAAGCCGCAGACTATTGGATTCGAGCTATTCGCATGGCTCCCAATAACTACATCGAAGCCCAAAACTGGCTGAAAACCACCGGGCGATCGCAAATTGACGTATTCTTCTAA
- a CDS encoding CheR family methyltransferase, with product MPLPKPILEDIEIHLLLEGMYQYYGYDFRDYAISSLKRRIHSFMQLEGLANVSALQERLLHNRAYLERFLLALTVNVTSMFRDPSFYNTFRNQVIPFLQTYPFIRIWHAGCSTGEEVYSMAILLQEEGLYHRCRIYATDTNEKVLQNAKSGIFSLKLMQEYTQLYLKAGGKKSFSEYYTAAYDNAIFRASLRENVVFAQHNLATDGSFNEFNVILCRNVLIYFNQVLQKRVHELFYNSLCTFGILGLGRQESIRFTPYEQYYEEIIKGEKIYKKIAGS from the coding sequence ATGCCTCTGCCCAAACCGATCTTAGAGGACATCGAAATACATCTGCTTTTGGAAGGCATGTATCAGTACTATGGTTATGATTTTCGGGATTATGCTATTTCCTCACTTAAGCGCCGCATTCATAGCTTCATGCAATTAGAGGGGTTAGCAAATGTTTCTGCATTGCAAGAGCGGTTACTCCACAACCGGGCCTATTTGGAACGATTTTTGCTTGCTCTGACGGTGAATGTAACATCAATGTTTCGCGATCCCAGCTTTTATAACACCTTCAGAAATCAAGTTATTCCCTTCTTACAAACCTATCCATTTATTCGCATCTGGCACGCTGGATGCTCAACCGGTGAAGAAGTATATTCAATGGCAATTTTACTGCAAGAAGAAGGACTTTACCACCGTTGCCGTATATATGCTACTGATACGAATGAGAAGGTATTACAAAATGCCAAAAGTGGGATTTTCTCCCTGAAATTGATGCAGGAATATACTCAGCTTTATCTAAAAGCTGGTGGCAAAAAGTCTTTTTCAGAATATTATACAGCAGCTTATGACAATGCTATTTTTCGAGCATCCCTAAGAGAAAATGTTGTTTTTGCCCAGCACAATTTAGCAACTGACGGTTCTTTTAATGAGTTTAATGTCATCCTTTGTCGTAACGTCCTCATATATTTCAATCAGGTACTTCAAAAGCGGGTACATGAACTGTTTTATAATAGCCTCTGCACCTTTGGTATTTTAGGTTTAGGACGACAAGAATCCATCAGGTTTACTCCCTATGAACAATACTATGAGGAGATAATCAAAGGCGAGAAAATATATAAAAAAATTGCAGGTAGCTGA
- the truB gene encoding tRNA pseudouridine(55) synthase TruB, whose protein sequence is MLFQGFLNLNKPSDWTSHDCVARVRKLLRLKRVGHAGTLDPAATGVLPIALGKATRLLQYLPENKAYKATIRLGVRTTTDDLEGEIINSQPCAGLSLAEVKTVLAQFEGKIEQIPPSYSAIQVDGKRLYDLARKGEIVEVPVRTVEIFHIEILDWREGDFPELDVAIACGSGTYIRAIARDLGAILKTGGTLAALIRTQSSGFDLTDSLTLSDLETKLQAGTFQPFAPDAALQHLLSVTLPATSAQKWCQGQRVSLNSDVTGMVRVYEEETRFLGVGELQDEVLIPQMVFEPIS, encoded by the coding sequence GTGTTATTTCAAGGTTTTCTCAACTTAAACAAACCATCTGACTGGACTTCCCACGACTGCGTAGCGCGGGTGCGAAAATTATTGCGCCTCAAACGTGTAGGACATGCGGGAACCTTAGATCCAGCCGCTACAGGGGTTTTACCGATCGCACTTGGTAAAGCCACAAGACTATTGCAATATCTCCCAGAAAACAAAGCTTACAAGGCTACGATTCGCCTGGGTGTGCGGACTACAACCGATGATTTAGAAGGTGAAATCATCAATTCTCAACCTTGTGCTGGATTGAGTTTGGCAGAGGTGAAAACTGTACTGGCACAATTTGAAGGCAAGATTGAGCAAATACCACCGAGTTACAGTGCAATTCAAGTAGATGGTAAACGCCTCTACGATTTAGCACGTAAAGGTGAAATAGTGGAAGTTCCAGTGCGGACAGTGGAAATTTTTCACATAGAAATTTTGGACTGGAGAGAAGGAGATTTTCCCGAATTGGATGTTGCGATCGCATGTGGATCTGGTACATATATTAGAGCGATCGCTCGTGACTTAGGTGCAATCTTAAAAACAGGTGGCACTCTTGCGGCTTTAATCCGCACCCAAAGCAGTGGTTTCGATTTAACAGATAGTCTCACTTTGAGCGACTTAGAAACTAAACTGCAAGCCGGGACATTTCAACCTTTTGCCCCTGATGCAGCCTTGCAACATTTGTTGTCTGTTACTTTACCAGCAACATCTGCTCAAAAATGGTGTCAAGGTCAGCGAGTTTCTCTAAATTCTGATGTTACTGGGATGGTGCGAGTTTACGAAGAAGAGACTCGCTTTTTGGGTGTTGGAGAATTACAAGATGAAGTGTTGATTCCTCAAATGGTTTTTGAACCAATTTCTTGA
- a CDS encoding response regulator, producing the protein MTKKLHEPLLVVEDSNEDFRMLQRLMRRMAVQNPIHRCTNGDEVLEFLYQLGKDAYAKGEDLPNSKVALRPSVILLDLNLPGIDGREILDRLKQDKSFKGIPIVVFTTSSNPKDIELCYQKGANGYLVKPMDAQELKKTIQAFVDYWLEANTPPVLD; encoded by the coding sequence ATGACAAAAAAACTTCATGAACCGCTGCTCGTTGTTGAGGACAGCAATGAAGATTTTCGGATGCTGCAACGCCTCATGCGGCGCATGGCTGTCCAAAACCCCATACACCGTTGTACTAATGGAGATGAGGTTTTAGAGTTCCTCTATCAACTGGGGAAAGATGCCTACGCTAAGGGCGAAGACTTACCCAACTCTAAAGTAGCATTACGACCCTCTGTGATCTTGCTCGATCTCAATCTGCCAGGTATTGATGGCCGTGAGATTTTAGATCGGCTCAAGCAAGACAAGAGTTTCAAGGGAATTCCCATCGTTGTTTTTACCACATCATCTAACCCCAAGGATATTGAATTGTGCTACCAAAAGGGCGCAAATGGATATCTGGTAAAGCCGATGGATGCTCAGGAATTAAAAAAGACGATCCAGGCATTTGTGGACTACTGGCTTGAAGCCAATACGCCGCCCGTCTTGGATTAA
- a CDS encoding SOS response-associated peptidase, translated as MCGRFTLNQSSEGLSQVFHVESVPDLAAEYNIAPTQMVATVLQNPESEKREFKQLHWGLIPSWAKDAGMGAKLINARAETVAEKPAFRSAFKHRRCLVLADGFYEWQRQEGKKQPFYFRLQDGQPFGFAGLWERWRCLRQPEAGTPANEEIISCTILTTAANELLQPIHERMPVILEPQDYDLWLDSQVQTPQTLQQLLRPYPALAMVAYPVSTLVNNSRHNSAECIIPLSEKNAPANQLN; from the coding sequence ATGTGTGGAAGATTTACTCTAAACCAGTCGTCAGAAGGATTATCTCAAGTTTTCCATGTAGAGTCAGTTCCAGATTTAGCAGCCGAATATAATATTGCACCTACGCAAATGGTGGCAACAGTGTTACAAAATCCCGAAAGCGAAAAGCGTGAATTTAAGCAGTTGCATTGGGGGTTAATTCCGTCATGGGCGAAAGATGCAGGCATGGGGGCAAAGCTGATTAACGCGAGAGCAGAAACTGTTGCCGAAAAACCCGCTTTTCGCTCGGCTTTTAAGCACAGACGCTGTTTAGTGCTAGCTGATGGCTTTTATGAGTGGCAACGTCAAGAAGGTAAGAAGCAGCCGTTTTATTTTCGTCTCCAAGATGGGCAACCCTTCGGCTTTGCAGGTTTGTGGGAGAGATGGCGATGCCTACGGCAACCCGAAGCGGGAACGCCTGCCAACGAGGAAATAATCTCTTGTACAATTTTGACAACGGCAGCTAACGAATTACTCCAACCCATCCACGAGCGGATGCCAGTGATTTTGGAGCCACAAGATTACGATTTATGGCTAGATTCGCAAGTGCAAACGCCCCAAACCCTACAGCAGCTATTGCGTCCCTATCCAGCGCTAGCAATGGTTGCCTATCCAGTTAGCACCTTGGTAAACAACTCTCGGCATAATAGCGCGGAATGTATCATACCCCTAAGTGAGAAGAATGCACCCGCAAATCAGTTAAATTAG
- a CDS encoding DUF2231 domain-containing protein, whose protein sequence is METTETTQTNSTPFPNIPPVIESNDSEYRDTGVPSTVAIAGHPLHPLSVIFPIAFLAAALGSDIGYWLTGDFFWARASLWLIGLGLAGGVLASAIGLSDFLKIERVRKRTAGWAHLILNVSILVLSLINFLLRWGDAESRIVPWGLLISLIVGTLTSVSGWFGAELSYRHKIGVVGAGSRRYP, encoded by the coding sequence ATGGAAACTACAGAAACAACACAAACAAATTCAACACCTTTTCCAAATATTCCACCAGTTATTGAAAGTAACGACAGTGAGTATCGTGATACTGGCGTACCTAGCACAGTTGCGATCGCAGGACATCCTCTACACCCATTGAGTGTGATCTTTCCCATCGCCTTTTTAGCCGCCGCCTTGGGAAGTGACATCGGCTACTGGTTAACTGGTGACTTCTTTTGGGCTAGGGCTTCGCTATGGTTAATCGGACTCGGATTAGCTGGAGGCGTACTTGCATCTGCGATCGGCCTCAGCGACTTTTTGAAAATTGAACGAGTCCGCAAGCGTACTGCCGGTTGGGCGCATTTGATACTTAACGTTTCTATTTTAGTTTTATCACTCATCAATTTTCTCCTGCGTTGGGGCGACGCTGAATCCCGAATAGTACCTTGGGGACTTTTAATCTCGCTTATTGTCGGTACACTAACTAGTGTTTCCGGGTGGTTCGGTGCCGAACTCTCCTATCGCCACAAAATCGGTGTAGTGGGTGCAGGTAGCAGAAGATATCCTTAA
- a CDS encoding DUF167 domain-containing protein, with translation MQKKVKVKPNSKQQKIEEQPDGSLTVYLKSPPVDGKANEELIKLLAEKFDLPKSHIRIKSGLSSRQKLLEIDTDT, from the coding sequence ATGCAAAAAAAAGTCAAGGTTAAACCTAATTCAAAACAGCAAAAGATTGAAGAACAACCTGATGGCAGTCTGACTGTGTATTTAAAATCTCCCCCAGTTGATGGTAAGGCTAATGAAGAGTTAATTAAACTACTAGCAGAGAAATTTGATTTACCCAAATCTCATATCAGAATTAAGTCAGGTTTGTCCTCGCGGCAAAAGCTGTTAGAAATTGATACAGATACTTAG
- a CDS encoding MoaD/ThiS family protein, translating to MSKSAITVTVKLFAAYQEAFKVSELVLEFPNSMPVKAVCDRLIAEHPELSQWRDVTRFGINLIFVEPDTLLQDGDEVVLIPPVSGG from the coding sequence ATGTCTAAATCTGCAATCACTGTTACCGTCAAATTGTTCGCTGCTTATCAAGAAGCCTTTAAGGTTTCGGAACTGGTACTGGAGTTTCCTAATAGTATGCCAGTCAAAGCAGTATGCGATCGCCTCATAGCTGAACACCCTGAACTCTCCCAATGGCGTGATGTCACCCGCTTTGGAATTAATCTAATATTTGTCGAACCAGATACCCTACTGCAAGATGGGGATGAAGTTGTCTTAATTCCCCCAGTTAGCGGCGGGTGA
- a CDS encoding glutathione S-transferase family protein: MKLLRLYDFLPSGNGYKIRLLLTQLGMPFERIELNILKGETRTPEFLSKNPNGKIPVLEIEPGKYLAESNAILVYLSEGTEFLPYDRFLRAQVLQWLCFEQYSHEPFIAKSRFWISILGKTEEYSEAINQNREPGYAALNLMDKHLTSHTFFVGERYTIADIALFAYTHVADEGGFDLTQFPAIQAWIERVKAQSRYISITQA; encoded by the coding sequence ATGAAACTACTGCGTCTGTACGATTTTTTACCTTCTGGCAATGGCTATAAGATACGTCTTTTATTGACACAACTAGGTATGCCTTTTGAGAGGATAGAGCTTAACATCTTGAAAGGCGAGACTCGAACACCAGAATTTTTAAGTAAAAATCCCAACGGTAAGATACCTGTTCTGGAAATCGAGCCAGGGAAATATTTGGCAGAATCAAATGCCATATTAGTGTATCTAAGTGAAGGCACAGAGTTTTTACCTTATGATCGCTTTTTACGAGCGCAAGTGCTGCAATGGTTATGCTTTGAACAATATAGCCATGAACCTTTTATTGCTAAATCAAGATTTTGGATTTCTATTTTAGGTAAAACTGAAGAATATAGTGAAGCTATCAATCAAAACCGTGAACCAGGTTATGCAGCACTAAACTTGATGGACAAACACTTAACTTCTCACACTTTTTTTGTAGGGGAGCGTTACACGATCGCTGATATCGCCTTGTTCGCCTACACTCATGTAGCTGATGAAGGTGGGTTTGATTTGACACAATTTCCTGCTATCCAAGCGTGGATAGAAAGAGTCAAAGCTCAATCAAGGTATATCAGTATTACACAAGCATAA
- a CDS encoding DUF2809 domain-containing protein, with product MRQNRNQTIFIILSALIVIPMGFLFKYYNGPADQWFNDYGAAVFYEIFWCLFAFWFFRSRAAIIQIPIWVFVITCILEFLQLWHPPLLEEIRATLIGKLLLGTTFVWWDFPHYLLGCVLGWLWLRQLHGIGYAKKSQG from the coding sequence ATGCGCCAAAACCGTAACCAAACAATATTTATTATTCTTTCTGCGCTCATCGTTATACCGATGGGCTTTTTGTTTAAGTATTATAATGGGCCTGCTGATCAGTGGTTTAATGACTACGGAGCAGCTGTATTTTATGAAATATTTTGGTGTCTGTTCGCATTTTGGTTTTTCAGAAGTCGGGCAGCGATAATCCAAATTCCTATATGGGTTTTTGTCATCACCTGTATACTAGAATTCTTGCAACTTTGGCATCCGCCACTATTAGAGGAGATTCGCGCCACTTTGATAGGTAAATTGCTACTTGGCACCACCTTTGTTTGGTGGGATTTTCCTCATTATCTATTGGGTTGTGTTTTAGGTTGGTTGTGGCTGCGACAATTACACGGAATAGGTTATGCAAAAAAAAGTCAAGGTTAA
- a CDS encoding ATP-binding protein produces the protein MLDIRTLLIIDDCAADRKIYRRYLLKDPHQSYQILEADCAEDGLALCQKVRCDVILLDFCLPDMSGLELFDQMQQEIFETSVPVIMLTGRGDEEVAVQVMKRGALDYLVKQHLTQDVLQLAVRNAIKQSCLQAQLQKTQDRQRLIATTALRIRQSLNLEQILNTAVAEVQQLLKCDRVMVYQFAPDADGKIVASSVESYRTVELCDRIGAGTGEEAGEQGAGSRGKIPLLCTLPPAPMSNPQYPIPYIYELGLCNCVSLKEQFNTKANLVVPINLSNNGNPTPKLWGLLIAHHNSGERHWQTDDAEMLNEVSVQLAIAIQQAELLAQTQAALAKEKQLNVFKSQIIATVSHEYRTPLTSILAAASTLAKHSQQLDESKQQRFLGIIEQKARYMSKLVDNMLLVNQFELEKPKFKPIPLDLLHFFSDLIEQERETAGDRHELIFKITGKNQEFWGDRGLLQQIFINLISNAIKYSPDGGTVEFHLISKESEVIFYIKDQGIGIPIADQENLFQSFSRGSNVDTIPGTGLGLAIAKGCVELHGGNITLSSEVGQGTKVTVNLPKICPIGQLSPSST, from the coding sequence ATGTTGGACATACGGACGCTACTCATCATCGATGATTGTGCCGCCGATCGAAAAATCTATCGTCGGTATCTTTTGAAAGATCCGCACCAGTCCTACCAGATTTTGGAGGCAGATTGTGCCGAAGATGGACTTGCTTTGTGCCAAAAAGTCCGCTGCGATGTCATTCTGCTGGATTTTTGCCTACCTGATATGAGTGGGTTAGAACTCTTCGATCAGATGCAGCAGGAGATATTTGAGACTTCTGTCCCCGTAATTATGTTGACAGGGCGTGGCGATGAAGAGGTTGCTGTGCAAGTAATGAAACGGGGTGCTTTGGATTATTTAGTCAAGCAACATTTGACACAGGATGTGCTGCAACTAGCAGTCCGCAACGCCATTAAGCAATCGTGCTTGCAAGCCCAACTCCAGAAAACTCAAGATAGACAGCGCCTAATTGCCACGACTGCTTTACGAATTCGCCAGTCTCTTAACTTAGAGCAAATTTTGAATACGGCTGTAGCCGAGGTACAGCAACTCCTGAAGTGCGATCGCGTGATGGTCTATCAGTTCGCCCCAGATGCAGACGGTAAAATAGTTGCCTCATCAGTTGAATCATACCGCACTGTCGAATTGTGCGATCGCATTGGTGCGGGGACTGGCGAAGAAGCTGGGGAGCAGGGAGCAGGGAGCAGGGGGAAAATTCCTCTCCTCTGCACTCTTCCCCCTGCTCCCATGTCTAATCCCCAATACCCAATCCCTTATATTTATGAGCTTGGCTTGTGTAATTGTGTCAGCCTAAAAGAGCAATTTAATACTAAAGCAAATCTCGTAGTTCCAATTAATCTGAGTAATAATGGGAACCCAACGCCCAAGCTTTGGGGTTTATTGATTGCTCACCATAATTCTGGGGAACGACACTGGCAAACTGATGATGCGGAGATGCTCAATGAAGTATCAGTGCAACTAGCGATCGCTATTCAACAGGCGGAATTGTTAGCCCAAACTCAAGCAGCCCTTGCCAAAGAAAAGCAACTCAATGTATTTAAATCCCAAATTATTGCAACGGTTTCCCATGAGTATCGCACGCCGCTAACTTCAATTTTGGCGGCTGCATCAACTTTGGCAAAACATAGTCAGCAACTAGATGAGTCTAAACAACAGAGGTTTTTGGGAATCATTGAACAGAAAGCAAGGTATATGTCCAAACTTGTGGATAATATGCTTCTGGTTAACCAATTTGAACTAGAAAAACCCAAGTTTAAACCAATCCCACTCGATTTACTACATTTTTTCTCCGACCTCATAGAACAAGAGCGAGAAACAGCAGGCGATCGCCACGAATTGATTTTTAAAATTACTGGCAAAAACCAGGAATTTTGGGGCGATCGCGGACTTTTACAGCAAATTTTTATTAACTTAATATCCAATGCAATTAAGTACTCTCCAGATGGAGGTACTGTGGAATTCCACCTCATCAGTAAAGAATCAGAAGTAATCTTTTACATCAAAGATCAGGGAATTGGCATCCCGATAGCAGATCAAGAAAATTTGTTTCAATCCTTCAGTCGTGGAAGTAACGTTGACACAATTCCTGGTACAGGCTTAGGGCTAGCGATCGCTAAAGGTTGTGTTGAGTTACATGGTGGTAATATTACCTTGTCTAGTGAAGTGGGGCAAGGAACTAAAGTTACAGTCAACTTACCGAAGATATGCCCAATAGGTCAACTATCCCCATCATCAACTTGA
- a CDS encoding HD domain-containing protein has protein sequence MLSERFTAALTYATQLHANQVRKGSGVPYVAHLLGVASIALEYGANEDEAIAALLHDAIEDQGGAATREEIRRRFGDNVTAIVDGCTDADTTPKPPWRQRKEAYIAHIPTASPSVLLVSLADKLYNAQSILKDYRVLGESLWERFQGRKEGTLWYYRALVDAFKKTESTVIIDELERVVAQIEVLASS, from the coding sequence ATGCTCTCAGAACGCTTTACCGCAGCCCTAACTTATGCCACCCAACTGCACGCTAACCAAGTTCGTAAAGGTTCAGGCGTCCCCTATGTTGCCCACTTATTAGGTGTCGCCAGTATTGCTTTAGAATACGGGGCAAATGAAGATGAAGCGATCGCAGCCCTCTTACACGATGCGATCGAAGACCAGGGCGGCGCCGCGACACGGGAAGAAATTCGCCGTCGCTTTGGTGACAATGTAACAGCAATTGTAGATGGTTGTACTGACGCTGATACAACTCCAAAACCCCCCTGGCGACAGCGCAAAGAAGCTTATATTGCTCATATTCCTACCGCTTCTCCATCAGTTCTGCTTGTGTCATTAGCAGATAAACTGTACAATGCCCAATCTATTCTTAAAGATTATCGCGTTTTAGGCGAATCACTTTGGGAACGTTTTCAGGGGCGTAAAGAAGGAACTCTTTGGTATTACCGAGCGCTTGTAGATGCCTTCAAAAAGACTGAAAGCACTGTAATCATTGACGAATTAGAACGAGTAGTTGCACAAATTGAGGTATTAGCATCTTCATAA